The sequence GTTTCCTTGACAAATCCGGCCGCCGATTCTATATTGGCGGCTAATTAATTGGGGGCGAACAAATAAGATACCGGTAAAAACACGGAAATTACAACATGGAATTGCTGGAAAATAAATATATTCTCTGGGGCGGATTTAACCTTCTGGTGTTATTCATGCTGGCTTTGGATCTGGGGATTTTCCATCGGAAGGACCACCGGATTTCGGTCAAAGAGGGTCTGGTCTGGTCGCTTATCTGGATCATTGTCGCTCTTATTTTTAATGTTTTCGTCTATTTCTGGCATGGATCAGGGGCAGCCCTTCAGTTTTTCACCGGATATCTTATTGAACGGTCGCTAAGTATCGACAATATTTTTGTTTTTCTCCTGATTTTCACCTATTTCAAAGTCCCGGACATGTACCAGTATAAGGTTCTTTTCTGGGGCATACTGGGTGCCCTTATTCTTCGCGGGCTTTTCATTGCCGTGGGAGTCATTTTAATATCCACTTTTCACTGGGTAATCTATATCTTCGGGGCCTTCCTGGTATACACCGGGATCAAGATGGGTGTAACCGAGGATAAACAAATCGAGCCGGAGAAAAACCCAGTTTTGCGTTCCCTTCGTAAAATTCTGCCAATTACCAGAACTTATGTCAATGGCCATTTTTTCACCAAAGTCGATCTGAAACGTTACGGGACCCCATTACTGGTGGTTTTAATCGTTGTGGAAACAACCGATATTGTCTTTGCGGTCGATTCCATCCCGGCCATTTTCGCCATTACTCTCGATCCATTTATTGTTTACACCTCGAATGTCTTTGCCATCCTGGGGCTTCGTGCCCTCTATTTTGCCATCGCCGGTTTGATGGATATGTTTCATTATTTGAAATATGGTTTGTCGGCCATTTTAACCTTTGTCGGGATAAAAATGCTGATTTCCGGTTTTTATAAAATACCGGATTTGATTTCGCTGGGGATTATCGCCTTGCTTTTGACTATTTCGATTGTCGCTTCGATAGTCAGAAAGAAACCGGTTGAAAAAGTAAATATGGAAGAGCCAAT is a genomic window of Candidatus Zixiibacteriota bacterium containing:
- a CDS encoding TerC family protein, with the translated sequence MELLENKYILWGGFNLLVLFMLALDLGIFHRKDHRISVKEGLVWSLIWIIVALIFNVFVYFWHGSGAALQFFTGYLIERSLSIDNIFVFLLIFTYFKVPDMYQYKVLFWGILGALILRGLFIAVGVILISTFHWVIYIFGAFLVYTGIKMGVTEDKQIEPEKNPVLRSLRKILPITRTYVNGHFFTKVDLKRYGTPLLVVLIVVETTDIVFAVDSIPAIFAITLDPFIVYTSNVFAILGLRALYFAIAGLMDMFHYLKYGLSAILTFVGIKMLISGFYKIPDLISLGIIALLLTISIVASIVRKKPVEKVNMEEPMA